The DNA segment ttcaattttttgccAAGTGGAAAGTGTTATGAAGCTTAAATAGGATGAGATGACTACAGGCTGCATCAAAATTATACATCAGAAACACATCAACCAAACTACATGgaactataaaaaaaacaactaaTGTTTCCTTGCAACATTTGATACCAGGTCAAACAGGGgagtgagagaaaaaatagataaacaaatacaaaattacGTTTTTCCTTGCCTTGAAGACTAGTAATACCGATCCCAGTTTTCTTCTCCCTTTTGCAACCAGAAGTAAACCATTTGGGTATAACATGCTTATGTTCCATAAAAGACAGTAAAATATTGGCACAGGGCCACCAACGTGATTGGCGTTCATAAGTATAATGCCTCGTTGGTTGAGTGTAGCAATGCAAGTCCAGAAATGAACTCATCTCTGAAAACAGTGAATGATAACTACGACATTGACTGCCACCTATTTTCTTGTTTGCTGAAATAGTATAAAACTGGGTATGAACTGAAGCAGCCGAGGATTGGTTCAACTGATTGGGTTCTAATATTATACTTGTGGTAAAAAGATTCATTTTACCTAAAGCTATTACTAGTACTCATTTGAAAGAGTCATTCACCTGAAGCTTTGTCAATATATGTGCAATTGTATCATCTCTGGCCAGACCAAGCAGAACTCGGCAAGAGAGGGCACGAAGACAATCAAGAGCAGCAGGAGGTGAATATATGCGTGGCTggaggagatgaagaagaacCTTTATCCCATTGTTGGCACGTACAGCCTCTCTTGCTTGACGATACCCTAGTTCCAACTGTGTAGCAAGGCCGGCACAACCTGCTCCAGCACCTAAAGATATTCTACGATCTCCAACAAGTCCTGAAGTGGCTGTGGCAACAGGAGTTTGTGAAGTGCTACCGATGAACTGTGTACCGACTCCGGTGGCATTTAGCCTATCTGCCATACTAGATTCCCCATTCCGCTCTCTTGAATCACTCTGGCTGGGCATACTAACAGCTCTATCTGAGATATTGCGTTCTGTGTTTCTATCTCTATTCTCCATCGTAGGACCATATGGGGTTAGAGAAGAAACAGAATGCTGACCCTGTGCAAGTAAAGGTGGTTTATTGCTGATTGCTGGTGGTGGACAAACAAGATTGACTAACACATTTAGGGCTGGTTGGATGATCTGCAAAGGTACAAGTGAAcaattagaaaatataataCGGTAGTGAATGAAAAACAGGTATGATAACATTGCCAGAATCTGCTTCCAGCATTgacaatgttttttttataagtaaaattttattaatattaataggcGTAGCCAACTAAATAgggtgtatacaagagaaaacacctagctAGGAAGAAGAAACCAGCATCGACAAGTGTTAAagaagaataattaaaaaatagaaaaatggttgaGTATGTCTACCTCTGGGTCCACATAACTACTAGCACTATTTGCTGCATCCAAAATCACCGCTATACCAACACGATTGTTGCTTAATGTGGCACTTACAATCATCTTGCGGCTGTTGGGTACCAGTGTAACAATGTGCAAAACACCCAATGCATACTGAAGCAAATCATGCAAATAGCGCTCAACAGGTGGGGCCTACATACAAAAAGAGAGAAGTTAAAAATTGACAGGAGAGAAGTAAAAACATGagagaaaagttaaaaattgaatatataaTACCTGACACAATTCCAACAAGATAATATGCCCATTAGAGCTTAAGAACTTCTCAACCACAGGCCAGCGAGTTCTTACAAATGCTGGAACCAGTTTTCGATCCTTTTGTAACTGCAGAAACACTGCATCCATAGCTTCATTACTGATGTCAAGTGGCTTGTAGGCTGCCCTTATGCTTGGAGTATTCCGGGCTGTACTTCGATTGTTTTTATTTGGACGGATAGAATCCACAAGCAAAAGAAGGTGAGCTCTAAAATATTGCCGCAAAGCAACGCAGGTGTGATAAGCTATCTGTTTCTCTGATGATGTCAGTACTTCCGCAGGCGAACGATCATTTCGGAAGGATCCTGAACTGGAAAATCCTAATGCTCCAGTATTTACTCCTGATCTAACTGAGGCAGCATCATTTAGAAGGCGCAGTAATTTGTGTAAACCATCCTGAGCATCAAAGGCATCAAGAACCGCTCGGAAGACAAATGTGGCAGCAAAAAACAAGGCGGCATTTTTTCTAGCTTGGTCCTGATTGCACTCAAGAAGTTGGATGGCTAACTCAACCAACTGGTGAATAACATCTAAGGGAAGAGCGCACACACGTTCCATTATTCCCTGAAAGGTTTTCTAAAAAAGTAAGAACCCAATGGACTGACAAGACAAATGTGATTCTGATGACAAAAtattagtgaaaaaaaaaaaatgagtttaaagCAATCAGATGAAACAAGCCATTACCTGCAGAGAACCAATTGTAAATAAGCAAGAAGAAAGACCGAAGAAGGTCTGAGCATCTCTAGGGACAGCAAGCAGTTTCTGCATGCCACCCCGATCCACAAAAAGTGCAGCGAATTTTCGGTGAGCAGCCAATGCACAGATTAGCTTCATTACATCAGTCAAAAGAATGGCAACTTTCGATCCCTCATTGTGTCTGGAACTCCGTTGAAATAGTGAGAGGCAGACATCGACACCCTTTTCATGAAGTACAGGCCCAAGAACTTCAACATATTCTCCAAGTATTTCAAGGCACTGAATACAGTATTTTTCTCTCAGCTGTGCAAGAGATTCAGAATCCAGGATGAAATATTCTTCAACATCCTCATTAGTTCCCGTCTCTGTACAGCGTGGATTCATTGTCTCATCATTGATGCTACTAGAACTCCTGAAACCATCACATGGAAGTATTATTAGACTATCGTCAAACTAACAAATGATGCTAGCATTCATAAGAAGCACATCGTTATTCAATATCTGTATTACATGCTTAGATACGAAGGTACATACCTTGAAACTTCAATTGAATTAGAAGCATCAATAACAGTGCATGCAGCTCTGGAAGCAGCCAAAACTGCAGCTTCTTCATCACTCGTGCTTTTAAATTCCTTAACATACAGAGTAACAAAACATTAAGTAGTAGAAGACTCCATTACTCCATATAATATATGCCAAATGAAAGAAATAGACAGTATGCCACATACCTCAAAAGCTGCACTTTTGACAACTTCAGCAGCAGCATCACCCGCCGCTTTGATAGCTTCTTCAGGTGCATTGGCTGCTCTTGCTTCAGCTTCGGCAGCTATAACTGCTTTCTTTACCATATCAGAGATATCTTTACTTCCAACTCTACATTCTTGGAAGCAGTCATCATTATCATCTCTTTCGACAGCTAAAACATCAGATGTGATCCTGCCAAAAGTCTTTCTAGCATCTGGCAATTTTTTCACATCTAAATGTTTTGAAGAACTCCTATCTTTTGTACTCCGCCCCTGTCCCAATCGAATACCAGATCCTGGTGAGGTTAACACCTGTTCATTCTCTGGACCGCCTTCATTAACCCTTCCCTTGCATCTGGATCTTGTTGATCCACGATTCACTCTGCGCCTTGAGGAATCATCTCGGCCATTTTCATCAAAATCCCACAATTTTGCCTTCCCATCACGTAATTCTTGACTTTGCCTTCTTACCTCCCCATCAGCATCTACCTCACAGGTATCAACCCTATCACCCAATGCATCAGTTGGTTCTCTATCATTCACCCAGCATTCTTCTCCATCTCCTTGTCCTACAATGCTTCTATCCTGATCCCTTTCAAGACTCTGCCCATCTAAGGATCTCTCATCTGCTATCCTCAGATCATCTAAATAATTTGTTTCCAGAGCCTGCCGAACCCTACCCCTCCCTTCGTCTCTATCTCTTGTACAAGTAGAACCAGTTACAATCTTGCCCTCTGTTAAATGAGTAGCATCTTTCTGGCTACTTGTCTCTCCAAGTACACGCACACGAAGATAGCGCATAAGCTTGGCAGACAATCCGGAAGTCAAGACATCTTCGACTACTTGACCACCACTGAAATCAACCCAAAAAGACAGGACATTACATTAGACTATATTATTTGACGTGATGCAAACTGGTATGTAATATAATGCAAACTAAAAAATATGCATAAGCCATTTAACCTGGCACATACCTAGCCAAACAAACAGCAAGAAGCCCAGTAGAATAGCTCTTCAACATTTCATAATTTGAGGCCTTCTTGCTCTTGCAATTGTGATGTTCACCGGGAAATCTGGCAGTGTCATCAATCACCCAATTTTTTATGTTCTCTAAGACAGCTTCTTCAAAAACGTGAGGATACTGCATGACATCTcgttgaatttatatatatcacaacTTAAAGAATTAGATAATCAAGCCAAGTAGATGCAATAAAACAACAATCTTACAGTCCAAGTCTGTGAGCAGCTTAAAAGAAGCCTAGCAGCAGCTGCCTGGATGGGGGTTGGGTATCTTGTTTCTGATAAAAACTTCAAAGATATCAATTCGAAGAAATCATCATTTTCCTGGGGAGAAGAGGGAAGATTTTAAATAAGCATGTTTTCCCCAAAAACGGGGGATTAGAAGTGCAAGAATCTCTTCATGTTGATTATGAATCTGAATGGAGTTGCAAAGGCTCACAGCCCAGGGGAAGGGGGGTTGCAAGAAAAATGGAGAGAGAAATAACAGTAATTTAaccaaaaaacaacaataaatcaagTTCAAGCAGGCAATATTAGTTACCCGGATTAAGTTTCCCAGCCGTCCAATGTTATGTGAAGAACGGCCACTATTGGAGGAAGGATCATGCTCTTCCATGTAACTGCTCTCAATACAGACAGAAGCAAAGAACAAAGTTCAGAACTTATCAAGACCCCAACAAGGATGCGGGAATAGGAAAAGTGCTAAAGGAGCAAACCAATTCACGATAAATTGTTGTTTTCCCCTTGTGATAATACACAGTACATAAGAAACAAACTTGCTAAcctataaaacttttttttatcagtaaagcAATTTTTACCGAAGGCGCAAAGGGGCACAACCAAGTATACACTATAGAGTAAGTATACAACAAAATAAAGGTGATATTGCTATGTTATAAACGAAAAGAATGTCATAAAAACCACGCTACAAGAAAATAGTTATGAGTTAAGTGAATCGAAAGGCAATTGCTTCACACTTTCAAATCTGAAATAAGAACACATTCAAGTACTTCACCAACATCCCTCAGCCAACCAAAGAAACATGCGTAATGACAaacacttcttcttctttttttcgttttttgaACAAATATAATGTTAGCGGACCATAGGATCAATATAACTACACCTCCCGGAGACCAAAACCTTAAGATTTATCATAACCCACCAAAGGGACGCgattagaaaagaaattaacATTTAAATGATCCTAATTGCATATTGATATAAAAATGTCCCGCATAAATACACACTCATaaccttaaaaaatatatcactaACCCCAAAATCCAAATCTATCGTTTGACGCCTCGGAATTTAATCCAAAACCTTTGATAGCATAATACAGCCAAATAGAACTGAATACAAAGAAATGGGTGGGGCCATACCGGGATTCCTGTGTTTCGAGGATGGAGGCAAGGGCATGGAGTACGAAGGGACTAGGGTTTTCAGGAGAAGAAGTGATCTTCTCCATCAGCTTCTGAGCATTCGCGATCAACTTGTCGCCTTCGTTCCTTGCTTGTTTTTCTCCGTCTTCTTCTCCCTGAGACCGAGGCTGAGATTCCGCGGCAGGAGCCAGAGCTTCGGCTTGCGTTTGGTTTTCTCCGTCGTCCATGGCCACGTCCATATACTATCAGATAGAGAtgagtgctatatatatatatgggtatcggAATCTATATACGAAGAAATGGCAATAGGAATGAAAGGAATTTGGAGGCCAATTTGtatgaaattttgataaaaaaaattatgtgcgTGCTAGCGCCAGTGTCCTCTTTGGTTTTGAAGTTTGGTTGCAGAGCTTCAAACTGAGAGAAACCaacaaaatgtgagaaaaaagaaagaaacgcGTCGAGGTGTGCGTTTGgttaattagagagagagagagagaggggggggggggtgggaatCGGAAAGTTCGTGAAAGAACCGACCCGGTTAAGGTATGTAGCCCTAGGAGCCCCAGCCTTTTAAGTTTTAACTCCTTGGAAGCGTAAGCCCGTTACTGTAATAACTGGACCAAGTATCATGCACCTTGATTGTGCGTCGGCCcgtttaaaagttttttttttttttaaaagacgtATGGGTTCaaactcaaattttttatttaacagtttaaatatattttatttgatgagtaatattatatataattataaaatatgtaaatatcatataattatttttaaaaagagtaaaatttattattaaaaaattaatttttttaatgtcaatcttttatttatttatttttttcaaaatgtttgCACAGCACTTACGCACTCAcgactgcaactatcatttctcttagtGGATGGACAGAATATTttcgaataaaatttttctaattatatctATTAGATTGGGAGATATATTTTTTGTAGAAAATCCTGATGTGTTCTTATATTAATAGGGTATGCTTCTAACATATTTAAGAGTATAATtgattgctaaaaaaaataaatgtgtttTTCACATGTTCAGTGAATacataataatcaaataaatcgGATTAAAGAAATTCCATTAGATCTAATTTGATGGGTGGGGAGTTGGTggtgctaataaaaaaaaaaagtaggcaaatttatttgaattctaaagATCGTTTTGTATCGCCATTCGTAATGTTgcgaatcttttttttttttttttttttttgagttcgtcaaataaaatctttcgagtgaaaaaataatattattatttaatgtcaaAATCTGAATATTTTGATCATTCTAACATGCCATTATACGTGTATGCTAATTAAAATCATTGGTACTAATTACTGATAGTCCTTCGGTTTATGCGTAATAAAATGAAAGAACGACCTTCAAGTTCAAGGCTTACACTTTAGGCCCTATTTGAATGTTGAATTGAATTAAGatgagttaaattatttataaataatagtgaatttAGATGGTAAAGTGAGTTTTATAGAACttatttaagataaatttatatgtGCTTGAATGCtaatatgagtttagatgtatttatagaaattaaaaaaagattgtgGATCTCATGTGTAAaaatgtgttgagttgaaaaaagttgtgagttctacaaataaataagttttgaaTTAGGATGAGTTTAAGACTGCGTCTAAATGTTGAGCTGCGCTGAGATAAGTTTAGTTCTTTATGAGATGGTGAAATAATTTTTGTGGGACTcacttaaaatgagtttaaatgtatttagatgttaaaatgattttagatttatttatgaAAGATTGAAAATGGTTATGAATTCCGTGTGTAAAGaggtattgagttgaaaaagattgtggatctcaagtttaaaaaaattttgaatttagatGAATTTAGTAATTTGATAGGAGTGAATTAGAtgttagactcaacttaaaattagactgaattaAATTGATCTTAGTATACTCTAACAATCAAATGGGGCCACGcgtaaagaaattttaaattgagataaattttataaatttaaagttATATGTTTAGATATTAGATTCAGTTATCAATTCAGTTCAACTTCCAAACGGGCATGAGATATTTAGATCATTTCAGCATGTAATCAAAAGGGCAAGCCTGACTTTGAAATGCAATACATATTTGGTTTGCTACATGTATACATGGACCAAATGCTCGGATGGTTttaaacatatacatataataaaaaaaaaaaaaatgaagacagTATTGTACTATACGTAGCAGCAAACTCACAACATTGGTAAGATAAGCAAGAACAAAAACAGCAACAAACCAACAGGCTGTTGAAGTGATCCAACTCCACTCAACTCCCCTGCAGCTGTAGGCGTATTGATCATGATCCTAAATTTGCAATCTCCTTCCGACGGGTCTGTTTGCGTGAGAATTGAAAGGCCTGAGAACTTGCAGGCACTGGCAACCTGATTCTGTATTTGATAATAACTGTTAAATGCATAGGAGATATTCCCTCGAGCATCCAAAAGTCCGCATGAAGTGCCATATCCAAGACTAGTGCAATCGGCGTTTGCACAAGCGTAACTGACACTAGGTGCAACCTGTGGATCATCAAGACTAGCCGAGGGGGACATGACACACCATTGCTTGGCCAGATACTGTACATTACTTGCTCCAACCAAAGCGTTCGAGCTGGTTGTAAGGCTAAGCTGGTATTTGGGTGATCCATCGAAGTAAAACAGCCCCCAGTGGCGTTCAAAATTACCTGGCTGAATGCTTTTGGCATCTTCATCTATAAGACTGAATAAGTAAGCATCTAGGGGACCGGATCTCATTGGTGTCCCCTGCCCGGCATTATACCGGGACATGAAACCTTGGTTGAACTTCTGGCCAAATTGTATATTTGCGTTTTGATCTCCATCAGTGGGCCACCCAATTTCTCCAACTATTATGGACATGTTTCCATATCCAATTTTCTGCAAGGTCCACACAAGGGTATCATAGTTTGCACTAAACATGTCTTGATATATTCTTCCATCATCATTTATGGGAGATGAAGTGCCATCAAAGAAGGCATAGTCAGCAGGAAAACTGGGATTATCATAGAGGCTGATAAAGGGGTAGATGTTGACAGTGAAAGGAGATCCATTATCATTCAAGAACTTAACGATTTGCACCATGGTATCGCGGATGTTTGCACGAAAATCACCCTGAGAAGGTATGTTTGTTGAACTCTCGTATACATCAGCATTGAGGGGTACGGTGACTTTAATCTGACTGCTCAAACCAGCTTTTATAAGGGCTGCCTGGATATTTTGAACAGCAGGAAGAGTTATTCCTTCGTAGGTTCCATTAAACGTTTCCAAGAATGGTTCATTTCCAACTGCAACATACCTTGCAAAGAATATATGGGAGGTAAATTTAACAGGAAACATAGACTGCACACTAAATAAAACAAGACGAGCAGATATAAGAACCACTGAACGTAGATAACCAGAATGGGTTTGCCCCCAACCTTTCTCATGCTTTTTACAGTTTGGTAAATGTTGTCTGGGAAACTACTCTGTTCGCCAGACGTATTCTCATCAGTATGcttttatccaaaattttatCCAGAGTTTTGTAAAAAGTATCTGGAGCATACATTGTTAAATAGCaggcgcgcgcgcgcacacatatATGTCAATCCTGGAAATTACTTCTTCACCAATTGACtaagcaaaaacaaaatgaaggCAGCAATCATCACAAATATTGTAGAGTTAATTCCCCAGTGCAACAATTTGCACTTTAAAAGCAAACAGAATGTATAGTAGAATGCATCGTTTGGAGGGACAGGCTCCATCTATCAACtgaattgataaaaaataatctccAGATTAGGGAAAAATGATGTTGGATAGATAGCACTATAGGAAAGCGCATTGTCCATGCCATTTACCAAATACCCTCAAGGGTTGGAACCAATAGGATAAGTGTGTGtgcctctgtgtgtgtgtgtgtgtgtgagagagagagagagagagaggaggaaggggggggggggggggggggggaggcttAATTGTATATCCCACAGCTTATTTAGGTAAGGTTTATTCAGGTCCAAGCTGTGTAACCTATATTAAAATGAAGCCGCAGGAAGACTACAGCAGTGTCAGATCAGAGTAGGTCACACGGATGTTTAGTTTTTTGGCTCAGTGTAAACATCCTAGAAAAAGGCGTTGTCACCGCGTTGAGATACAAAATAAAGGTACTTAAATCTTCTTCAAACAGTAAGTGAAATTCCATTCGTAGATGGAATACCTAATGATAATTTAATGTGAAAAAGGAGGTCGAaacttatttagttttttttttttttttttaagaaaaaaacaagaaaaactaaGGGGCAATAAGAATCAAAGATGATCTACATTTCAGAATAAAGAACCGCACTAGAACTAGCGTGCAGATAAAAAGAAATTGTGTGAAGTTATGCAACAGAAGGTGGGGCAACCTAGTCAGTCCTTCATTGCCTACTTGCCCGGCAattttctttgaataaaaaagGTTCACCATACCAAAATTTATCGTCAGCAAACaggaaaaactaatataattgcTGCGCAGATAATCGACAAACATtataaaatgaagaagatgCGCTCCACGTTAGTACGGAATCTTATGATTAATTGAGTTTGCTACTAGGGCCAATAGCTGTAAAGAACGTGTGCTCAACTGTTTGTTTGGTttctgggaaaaaaaattaaaaaatagaactcAGAAAGAGACATACAGGGTAAGTTTTATCTCAGATTCTCAGTGGAGACGTTCTCTGTTATTGCACTGTATTCAGAGGTGCAAGTTTTAGCAATCTGACCAAAGCACacaaatttatgtaaatatgAACCTTTTGTTTGTTCTCGATAAAATAATTCTTCAATTGGAATTCAGGACTTTTCATGAATATCATGCGGTGTGGCAAAGATACATGAAAACACTTTTCAGGCATTTTGTTGCCCCAATAAGTAGCCATGGGTGATAAGATTCATCGTATCACAGCCATCATACCAGGTTGATCTGTTCGATGTAAATAACTATTAAAATCATAAGAACTTCAACTTTGTCAAGTTATACACACAGCTGGAGTTGGTTTCAAAGTTACCTGATGTCTACCCCGTTGGAAGAGACGTGCGCCGAAACATTCTTGGCAACCCAATTCTCAGCTGCTTGAACACTATTAGCCAAAGTATTAAGCATGTCATTAGGAATACCAACCATCACCTGAATCCCTGAGTTCCTCAGAGCGTTCAATATCGTGGAATCAGCGTCAAAGAGCTTAACTTTCTGAAAACCGTTGTCCTTCAGCATCTTCACCACCGTTGCAGCTGGCAGAGGGTGTGTTAACTGGGTTCCCCAGTTAACTCCGATTCCATTAACTGAACCCATAAAAAACACAGTGAATAGCAACCACATGGCGATAAGAACCCCAGCAAAATCCACGCCTTTCAACAACCTCATATTGACTTTATCAGGATACGATGCCGATTGCGGTTGTTGGCTGCAGAAAGTACTCAAAACTATATGGGTATTATGAGTAGATGTTGAGTTTAAAGCAAAGGATTGGCTTTAATACATGGGTCTTGAAATCGAAGTTGGTTTTATCCAGAAACtggtcagagagagagagagaaagctaGGGAACAAGGCGGAGAGAATCTATGCCAAAGCAGCAGCATCTTTGTTGAAAGGGGTTTAATTCTTAAtgtccaataaaaaaaagttttcatcTCGATAACTTatccaaaaacagaaatttCCAACATGGAAATCAAGAAACAgggaatcttttttttttctctctttttttttgagGGGGCGGGGGTGGGGACTGGAAAGAAGTTCAATAAAGCAGAAACAGAAAGGGAGGAGTCAAAGACAGCAGGAAGAGACGAGGAGCTCACGCGGAAACAAAATACATACATTCATCTGAATATGAAAGCTCATATTCAAAAGCTATAGATGTACTATTCTGAACGGAAGCGAAACAGAGAACTCCCATGCCTCAAAATTAACTGACTGTAACAGATTCTAACCATACATTACTACAGTAAAAGCTATCAACTAttctggaaagaaaagaaagagagagctgCCATGCCTCAACACCATCACTGGCAACTCCGACCATAACCAAAAAGGACcggagagtagagagagagaaagaggttTGAACTTGTAAGggtgacattttttttatattataaaattacccATTAAGTAttgttataaaagaataaagtttTATTATATTCTTGCGTGATGGATAAACAGATTCCACCAACAGCCAACAAAGCTTTTTTATCCATCTATTTTAGCGCTGTCAGCTTGTCACCTTTCCATCTGTCCCGTGAATATTGATTTGATAGACGCACTTCACAAAAACACCTTAACCCAAAGGACTTTCTCTTCTTGACGAGTGCTGATTGCAATAACTCATATGAGAGTCTTCTAGACATTTCCCAGTAATTGTCTAATTGAGGTCGCTGTCTAAGGCGGGTTTtgtcaaaatattttaatttaaaatttttattttattattataattttttaaaatttttatataaaataaaatgttagaaTGTACAGCAGAAAGTACCTCAGGCTTAGCTTAAAGAAATGCTCTACAAGTTTCTCCAGCGCGGCAAAAAACCAAGCATTTTCTCTTAGTGGTAAAGTGTACTACGTAGttataaaactagagtaacacttaataaatccacagcctataaactatttcaaaagagaacaagtgagagagagattttcactATTGTGATTGATACATCAATATCAAAAAGAGGGGGCTATACGGCTGGCCTTTATACGCTggaaacgcatggcttaaagccatgcgttataaCGCATGCAACCAAAAGGGGGGGTCTGCCCGTGTGGGCGCCCCCTccatttaacataaaataaataaaattttaatttaactttttaaaattttaaaataataatacttaaaaataatattttaaacttacattccatatcaaaattcttattttacttACTAAATATGTTATGAGTCTCGTGTATATTTAAAAGCTTTTACAAcctatctcatattattttattattataatttttaaataaaatataataaataatttaaattttttaaaaattaatttaatttttttaattttaaaataacaataatattttattaaacttatctaaaattatctcactTTATTTTATGTCTGAATACAAACCACCTTTCTTATTCCATAACTCATTCTGCAATGTGAACCAAGAAAAGCAGATAAAGATAGTCCCCCTCCAATCTTTTCAGGAAAATGCTACTCTTTTAGCAtgcaaaaatgttaaaaattattattgagattttttatatttttatttaataattaaatataatattgtaatttttttaatatttgaaagtgtttaaaatatacatatataacaaattaaatttaaaaaaaaaaaaaaaaaaggctaacaGAAGACTCCAGCAGGAGCTTCCAGTGGAGTAGcaccacctttttttttctaatttaaaaaattattattattttttattattaataacaaaatataaaatagtttcaATTTCTAACAAATTTGCCAACCGTCA comes from the Carya illinoinensis cultivar Pawnee chromosome 8, C.illinoinensisPawnee_v1, whole genome shotgun sequence genome and includes:
- the LOC122317960 gene encoding DDB1- and CUL4-associated factor homolog 1-like, translating into MDVAMDDGENQTQAEALAPAAESQPRSQGEEDGEKQARNEGDKLIANAQKLMEKITSSPENPSPFVLHALASILETQESRYMEEHDPSSNSGRSSHNIGRLGNLIRENDDFFELISLKFLSETRYPTPIQAAAARLLLSCSQTWTYPHVFEEAVLENIKNWVIDDTARFPGEHHNCKSKKASNYEMLKSYSTGLLAVCLASGGQVVEDVLTSGLSAKLMRYLRVRVLGETSSQKDATHLTEGKIVTGSTCTRDRDEGRGRVRQALETNYLDDLRIADERSLDGQSLERDQDRSIVGQGDGEECWVNDREPTDALGDRVDTCEVDADGEVRRQSQELRDGKAKLWDFDENGRDDSSRRRVNRGSTRSRCKGRVNEGGPENEQVLTSPGSGIRLGQGRSTKDRSSSKHLDVKKLPDARKTFGRITSDVLAVERDDNDDCFQECRVGSKDISDMVKKAVIAAEAEARAANAPEEAIKAAGDAAAEVVKSAAFEEFKSTSDEEAAVLAASRAACTVIDASNSIEVSRSSSSINDETMNPRCTETGTNEDVEEYFILDSESLAQLREKYCIQCLEILGEYVEVLGPVLHEKGVDVCLSLFQRSSRHNEGSKVAILLTDVMKLICALAAHRKFAALFVDRGGMQKLLAVPRDAQTFFGLSSCLFTIGSLQGIMERVCALPLDVIHQLVELAIQLLECNQDQARKNAALFFAATFVFRAVLDAFDAQDGLHKLLRLLNDAASVRSGVNTGALGFSSSGSFRNDRSPAEVLTSSEKQIAYHTCVALRQYFRAHLLLLVDSIRPNKNNRSTARNTPSIRAAYKPLDISNEAMDAVFLQLQKDRKLVPAFVRTRWPVVEKFLSSNGHIILLELCQAPPVERYLHDLLQYALGVLHIVTLVPNSRKMIVSATLSNNRVGIAVILDAANSASSYVDPEIIQPALNVLVNLVCPPPAISNKPPLLAQGQHSVSSLTPYGPTMENRDRNTERNISDRAVSMPSQSDSRERNGESSMADRLNATGVGTQFIGSTSQTPVATATSGLVGDRRISLGAGAGCAGLATQLELGYRQAREAVRANNGIKVLLHLLQPRIYSPPAALDCLRALSCRVLLGLARDDTIAHILTKLQVGKKLSELIRDSGSQTSGTEQGRWQVELSQAAIELIAIVTNSGRASTLAATDAATPTLRRIERAAIAAATPITYHSRELLLLIHEHLQASGLGATATALLKEAQLTPLPSLAAPSSLAHQTSTLEAPYTRLQWPSGRAPCGFLTKKSKFSTRDEDTSLKFDSNVSFSKKKLLGFSPSFGLHSRNQLQFHDSQSVSARKVFSSSKQSSAPAIAAETQSESLPKPSLDTEYLCKTPIILPMKRKLSELKDVGSISFSGRRLHTGEQGPQSPVCPTPSSLRKSNLLTDNIGLSTPTSNLRDQHWQSTPIGGLAGYMDENHYGNPHIGQVTPSSQLELLNDPQPSSTERLTLDSLVVQYLKHQHRQCPAPITTLPPLSLLHPHVCPEPKRSLDAPSNVTARLGTREFRSIYGGVQGNRRDRQFVYSRFRPWRTCRDDAGALLTCIDFLGDSSRLAVGSHSGGLEIFDSNSNNVLESCTSHQSPLTFVESYLSGETQLLLSSSSQDVRLWDASSISGGPMHPFEGCKAARFSNSGSIFAALTVEPSPREILLYNIQTCQLESKLSDTSASSTGRGHIYSLIHFSPSDAMLLWNGVLWDRRVSGPVHRFDQFTDYGGGGFHPAGNEVIINSEVWDLRKFRLLRSVPSLDQTMVTFNARGDVIYAILRRNLEDVMSAVHTRRVKHPLFAAFRTVDAVNYSDISTIPVDRCVLDFAKEPTDSFVGLITMDDQDEMYSSARIYEIGRRRPTDDDSDPDDAESEEEDEDDDDADVDSLLGPDLDGDADSDADDMSNDDYDDSVGDLDDDDDDDDDGDFMLEGGTGLLEIVTEGDEDEDDSELVESFSSDEDDFVGNGFGY
- the LOC122318878 gene encoding glucan endo-1,3-beta-glucosidase 5-like, which codes for MRLLKGVDFAGVLIAMWLLFTVFFMGSVNGIGVNWGTQLTHPLPAATVVKMLKDNGFQKVKLFDADSTILNALRNSGIQVMVGIPNDMLNTLANSVQAAENWVAKNVSAHVSSNGVDIRYVAVGNEPFLETFNGTYEGITLPAVQNIQAALIKAGLSSQIKVTVPLNADVYESSTNIPSQGDFRANIRDTMVQIVKFLNDNGSPFTVNIYPFISLYDNPSFPADYAFFDGTSSPINDDGRIYQDMFSANYDTLVWTLQKIGYGNMSIIVGEIGWPTDGDQNANIQFGQKFNQGFMSRYNAGQGTPMRSGPLDAYLFSLIDEDAKSIQPGNFERHWGLFYFDGSPKYQLSLTTSSNALVGASNVQYLAKQWCVMSPSASLDDPQVAPSVSYACANADCTSLGYGTSCGLLDARGNISYAFNSYYQIQNQVASACKFSGLSILTQTDPSEGDCKFRIMINTPTAAGELSGVGSLQQPVGLLLFLFLLILPML